ATTATGCGCCGCTATGGTGAAACTGTATATTCTGCCGTTTGTCAGCCCGGAAACGGTCGCTGAGCTCGTTGAATAGTGATCCGATCTGGCGACGCCGTCCACATAGACCAGATAATAATCGATGCTCGACCCACCGTTGCTTATCGGAGCAGACCAGGATAGTCCGACCTGGGCATTACCGGGCGTGGTTTTCAGACCGGTTGGGGCTCCTGGAACCGTCAACGGGGAAGAGGATTTCGATACCACTGCCGCCGATTGTGCTCCGGTACCTGCGGAGTTATGGGCGGCGATGGTGAAACTATATGATCTGCCGTTTGTCAGCCCGGTTATTATCGCTGGGCTAGTCAAGTAATGATCTGTTCTGGCCGTACCATCCATGTAGACCAGGTAGTAGTCGATGTTTGCCCCGCCGTTGATGATGGGCGCAGACCATGACAATGCGATCTGTCCATCTCCCGGCATCGCGGTCAGGCTTCTGGGCACCCCCGGAACGGTCACCGGGGCTGTCGGTGTCGCTTTGACAGAGGTCGACTGAAGGCCGGTGCCGATGACGTTATGCGCTGCCACCGTGAAGCTGTACGCTCTTCCATTAGTGAGGCCCATTATGCTGGCCGATTTGGCCGAATAATGGTCGGTCCTTACAACACCGTCCACGTAGACCAGATAATAGTCGATGGTCACCCCCCCATCGGTGGTCGGTGCAGACCACGATAATATTACTCGTCCGTCGCCAGCTGTCGCCACAAGGTTCCCTGGGGCTCCCGGAACGATCAATGGCGCCTTCGGTGACGATGTGATCACTGTCGATTGAAGGCTGGCGCCAACGACATTATGCGCCGCGACGGCGAAGCTATATGATCTGCCATTTGCCAGCCCTGCAATTGTGGCCGAGCCTAAGGCATAATGGTCCGCTCTGACGACTCCGTCGACATAGACCAGATAATAATCGATCGCCGCTCCCCCGTTGGTGCTTGGTGCAGACCATGCCAATGCCACTTGCCCATCGCCAGGCGTCGCCGTTAGATTCTTGGGAGCGCCTGGTACTGTTATCGGTGCCAATGGTGTTGATTTCACTGCCGATGATTTTAGGCCGGTGCCGATGACGTTGTGCGCGGCCACCGTGAAGCTGTATGATCTGCCATTGGTCAGTCCGGATACGGTAGCCGTTACGGTAGTGTAATGGTCCGTCCTGACGGCGCCATCCACGTAGACCAGGTAGTAGTCGATTGCCGTCCCTCCGTTATTGGCAGGGGCGGACCATGTCAATACCACCCGCCCGTCGCCGGGATTGCCCGTCACACCGGTCGACACACCTGGGACGGTCTTCGCCGTGAGCGGGGTGGTCGTTACCGCTGGGCAACGGGTTCCAGCCCCAGCCGAATTATGGGCGGCGACGGAATAGCTGTAGGTCTGGCCATTGGTCAGACCGGTTATTGTCGCCGAGGTACTGGTCGAATGCTTGACATCGACCCCATCCTGATATACGACATAATAGTCGATGGTCACCCCTCCATCGATGGAGGGGGCATTCCATGTCAAGGCGACCTGACCATCACCAGGGCCGGCGGCTAGGCCGGTCGGAACTCCCGGAACGGTCACAGGTGCTACTGGGGTCGATTTTACGATCGATGACTGGAGGCTGATGCCAATGACATTGTGCGCGGCCACCGTGAAGCTATATTGATGGCCGTTGGTCAGGCCGGTAATGGTCGCTATTCTGGCTGTGTAATGGTCCGTTCTGACGACGCCATCCACAAAGACCAGGTAGTAGTCGACGGCCGCTCCTCCATCAGTGGAAGGCACGGACCACGCCAATGATACCTGCCCATTACCTGGCATTGCTGTTAGATTTTTGGGCTCCCCGGAAACTGTCAATGGTGCCATAGGGGTTGATTTGACGGCTGCCGACTGCAAGCCAGTCCCGATCATGTTGTGCGCTGCGACCGTGAAACCATACTGATGGCCGTTGGTCAGGCCGGTAATGGTCGCGCTCTTGGCGGCATAATGGTCCGTTCTGACGACCCCATCCACGGATATGAGGTAATAGTCAATGCTCGCGCCTCCGTCATTGACCGGAGCTGTCCAGGACAGTACGATCTGGCCGTTACCGGGGACGGCGGTCAGACCGGTCGGAACCCCGGGAACCGTCTTGGGGGTGACCGGAGTGGTCGTTACCGCCACGGAGCGGGGACCGATCCCCACCGAGTTATGGGCCGCCACCGAAAAACTGTATGTCTGGCCATTGTTGAGTCCTGAAATCGTCGCAGAAGTAGTGGCTGGGTGAATGACATCCACGCCATCCTGATAAACGACATAATAATCGATCGGGTAGGATCCAATGCTGCTCGGCATGGTCCATGAAAGATAGGCCTGACCGTTTCCGGCGGTTATCTGAAGGTCAAGCGGGGCTGACAATGAGGCCGATGGTCTAGCCGAGACCTCACCGCTTCTCGGCCCCTCCCCATAGGAGTTGACCGCCGTGACCTTGTAGTAATATGTGACCCCGTTGGTCAGGCCGGTGTCCGAATAGGTCCGGACATTGCCGCTGCTAGTATGGCCAAGATATGTTTCCCCGGCGGACGCCGTTCCGCGGTATATCTTGTAGTCAACCACCGGAGATCCTCCGCTCGAGATTGGGGCCGACCAGGTCAGAACGATGCGGGAATCGGAGGGGGTGGCCGAAGGGCCCGTGGGGGCGCCGGGAACTGCTGGGTCAATGGTCGAATCCATCATCAGGCCATAGAACGAATTTCCGGGAGCGGGGAAATTCGAGGCGGCATATGCATGACCTCTGATCATGAACGAGTTTGTTGGTAGCCAATATGAACCGACCGATGTAGGTGCGACGAGACCAAAGAAGGTTATCGAGGTCAGCTGATCGCAGCCATAGAACATGGAGCTACCTAGGCTGACCACGCCGCTGCCTACCGTTACGGTGGTCAAGGATCTGCAGTCATAGAAGGCAAAGCTGCCGATGGTCTGCACCTTGTTGGATATGACGACGGAGATCAGCGATGAGCACCCATCGAACGCGCTCGTCCCGATGCTGACCACATTGTTAGGGACTGTCAACGATTCCAGCGACATGCACCCATAGAACGCATAATCACCGATGCTGACCAGGCCGCTGCCCAGGGTAAGTGTCGACAGGCCAATGCAGGAATAGAACGCCCAACTTCCTATCCTGGTGACCGAGTTCGGTATGATCACAGAGGTCAGTCCGGAGCAGCCTTCGAATGCCCCGTTGCCGATCGTGAGGAGGCCCTTTCCCAACGTCAATGAGGTGATCGAGGAGCAACCGTCGAACGCATAGGTGTCGATGCTGGTCACGGAATCGGGAATGATCACGGATGTCACGGAAAAGCCTGCTGCGTTACTGAACGCGTAGGCACCGATTCCGGTCACCACGTATCCACCCACAGAGGAGGGGATGGTGATCGCACCACCGGTACCAGTGTATGCGGAAATGACGGCGGAGCCATTGACTATCGAATAGGTATAGTCCCCCGCCTGCCCTGCGGAAACCGGGCTTGGAGAAACGACAAAGAACGCTCCAGTCAAGATCATTGTCACTATCATCATGGACCTTAGACGAGTTCCCATTTTCTTATCCATATTAATTCCTCACCAGAAATTCATTTAGTATCGGCTACTAGTGATGCAAAAACGATTGGAAAATTACGACTTAAGGATATGTCAGTAATTTACACGACTCGGATTGGAATAAAACTCACTTCCAGAATTGAAAAATCCAGAGAAATATATCTTGAAGTACAAGGCAATTCGAGGCCATGGAGCGGCAGTATCCTTCTGGAAATGGTCTAAGGGCTCCGGTATGGAAGTGAAAACTCACGACCGCCATGAACTGACCTGACGTAACGGTACAGAACATATCCACCCGAGCCGTAATGTCTCGAAAGGACTGGCATTTGTTCTATTTATTACATATTAAGATGATTATTAACCCTCCTCCCAGCTGGTCCATTCGGTCAACTTTAGGGGGAGACCAATGTTCAATCTCGAAGGAAGAAGCAAAAGGAAAATGAACCGAATGGTAACAGTGATGGTGGTCGCAATGTTACTTGGCGCAGCACTTTTCATGATGCTGGTGCCGACATCGACCGCAGCGAACAAGGGTAATGACCAGAAGAACGTCATCATGATGATCCCGGATGGATGTGGATCTCAGGAAACGACCTTGGCTAGATGGTACAACGGCGGAAGCCTTGCTCTGGATTCCATGCCTTCCGGGCTAATCCGGACCTATGGCGCTGATTCGATCATAACCGATTCCGCCCCAGCAGCGACCGCGTTTGCTACTGGCTACAAGACAGATGATAAATACGTCGGGGTCTTGCCGGGCACGGTCACGGTCTCTGGAGTGGCCGTTCCACTGGCTGGTATGAGCTATTCTCCAGTGGCCTCGGTGCTCGAGGCCGCGAAGGCGAAAGGCATGTCGGTCGGTCTGATCGCCACTTCGAACATCCAGCATGCGACACCTGCCGGGTTCTCGGCCCATTGGCCGGCCAGGTCTGATTACAACACGATAGCAGAGCAACAGGTCTACGAGGACATCGACGTCGTCTTCGGTGGCGGATCGCAATATTTGCTGCCGAAAAGCGACGGCGGTGTGAGGACCGACGGGGAAAACCTGATCAATGTTCTCGAGTCCCGTGGTTATTCATACGTCGATACGAAGACCGAGATGGCCTCGCTCAACACAAACCAGGTGAACAAGGTCTGGGGGCTCTTCGCAGCCGATGCGATGGCCAAGGACATCGATCGCTCGCTCCCACAATTCCAGAACGAGCCTTCCCTGGCGGAAATGGCCCAGAAGGCAATCGATATCCTCTCAAAGAATCCGAAGGGATTCTTCCTGATGGTCGAGGGCAGCCAGGTCGATTGGTCGTCCCATGCTAATGACCCGGTCGGTGTCGTGACCGAGGTCATCGCATTCGACCACGCGGTGAGCGTTGCCAAGAATTTCGCGGAAAAGAACAGGAACACTCTGATCCTGGCATTCACGGACCATGAGACCGGCGGAATGAGCATCGGAAGTATCCAAACCGACTCGACCTACTCCAGCCTGCCATTGACCCAAGTGCTGACTCCGACGTTCATGAGCGCGAAACTGACCGGTGCCGGGCTCTATTATGCCCTGCCTGAGAATCCGACCGATCAGCAGGTTAGGGATATCGTCAAATCGAATTACGGCATCAGCGATCTGACCGATGCCGAGGTTTCGGCGATAAAGACCTCCAGGGCCAGCACCACTGATTCGATGGACTACGTAGTAGGTCCGATGATCAGCAAGCGGTGCGATATCGGGTGGACCACGGTCGGGCATACTGGCATGGATGTCACCCTATATTCCTATGGAAAGAACAGACCAGTCGGACTGTTCGAGAACACTCAGCTGGCCCAGATCGCCGCCGACGCCATGGGGGTAAGCTTGGAATGCACGACAAAGAACCTGTTCGTCGATGCCAACGCCACGTTCACGAAGATGGGGGCAACCGTATCCAAGGATAACAGCGATCCAACCAACCCGGTCTTGGTCGTGGAAAAGGCCGGCGTAGGCACGATGCGCCTGCCATATGCAAAGGACATCGCCATACTCAATGGCAAGACCTGCCTGATGAACGGTATCACCGTATCATCGTCAAAAACGGACAAGGTGTGGATCTCGATGGAGGCGGTGAATCTGTTCAATGGAAAGAGGATTTCATCCTTCCATGACGCATCAACATCGACGGTTCCATTATCCGCGCTGGTGATGGACTACCATGTCGGGCCGATAGATCTACGGAACATACTGCCATCCCTTTGCTGAATGAGAGCGAGGCAGGAATAATCCGAGCAAGAAATCCAAGAATGGGAAACCTTTTCCTTCCATTTTTTTCCCTGATTCTCTTTAACTTCGTGCGGGAAAAATGGATTTCATTTTAGGATAGTCTGGAAGGGTTCCACCCCTCGATAAGTGTTTTTTAGGTCAAAGGTAACTGTCCAATCAGAACCATACTGAGTGCAAATCTCCACGGGAGATACTCGCGCAGTCATTCTGGAAATATTAGATTCATCCCATCCCGTTTCGATCTTTCAAGGCCGACTTACCCACACAAAACCAAAGAGAAGCTTTTTTCAACCACATGTCGAAGTAAGTGACACAACGGGTCGTCCGACCTTGTGTTCAGGTAGGCATTTCGATGCGCCCCCCAACCGCGCCAATTCAATCTGGCGTGTCGATTACTCCTATGAATGCCCTGCGATCATTTGCGGACAACAACATGTACACCATGCAGATGTAGCTGATCACGAACATCATCATGCTGATCGGCCAGTATGGAGGAGAAGGGGGGTCGATCAAGCTTAGGTATGTAAGGTAGGTCCAGATCGATATGCTGAACATCCAGATGATCAACGCCTTCAGATTCAGATTGCACAGGTCGATCGATTCCGAATGGTCTCTAGACACACTGTTCGGGGTCAGGATCGATCTTCTTGATTTAGAGGTGAGGCGATCGGCCTCTTTCCCACTGATCGTTCCTTTCTGTTGCCTATGATATCTCCTTATCGCCAGATATAAGGCCAGGGATGCGAGATTAATTGCCAACAAAAATATTCCAGTCACGAGGAATGTAAAAAAAGGGACGTGATCGATGAAAAGATCGTCCAGCTTGACATGAGAGGCATTGAGAGTCAAC
The Methanomassiliicoccales archaeon DNA segment above includes these coding regions:
- a CDS encoding fibronectin type III domain-containing protein produces the protein MMIVTMILTGAFFVVSPSPVSAGQAGDYTYSIVNGSAVISAYTGTGGAITIPSSVGGYVVTGIGAYAFSNAAGFSVTSVIIPDSVTSIDTYAFDGCSSITSLTLGKGLLTIGNGAFEGCSGLTSVIIPNSVTRIGSWAFYSCIGLSTLTLGSGLVSIGDYAFYGCMSLESLTVPNNVVSIGTSAFDGCSSLISVVISNKVQTIGSFAFYDCRSLTTVTVGSGVVSLGSSMFYGCDQLTSITFFGLVAPTSVGSYWLPTNSFMIRGHAYAASNFPAPGNSFYGLMMDSTIDPAVPGAPTGPSATPSDSRIVLTWSAPISSGGSPVVDYKIYRGTASAGETYLGHTSSGNVRTYSDTGLTNGVTYYYKVTAVNSYGEGPRSGEVSARPSASLSAPLDLQITAGNGQAYLSWTMPSSIGSYPIDYYVVYQDGVDVIHPATTSATISGLNNGQTYSFSVAAHNSVGIGPRSVAVTTTPVTPKTVPGVPTGLTAVPGNGQIVLSWTAPVNDGGASIDYYLISVDGVVRTDHYAAKSATITGLTNGHQYGFTVAAHNMIGTGLQSAAVKSTPMAPLTVSGEPKNLTAMPGNGQVSLAWSVPSTDGGAAVDYYLVFVDGVVRTDHYTARIATITGLTNGHQYSFTVAAHNVIGISLQSSIVKSTPVAPVTVPGVPTGLAAGPGDGQVALTWNAPSIDGGVTIDYYVVYQDGVDVKHSTSTSATITGLTNGQTYSYSVAAHNSAGAGTRCPAVTTTPLTAKTVPGVSTGVTGNPGDGRVVLTWSAPANNGGTAIDYYLVYVDGAVRTDHYTTVTATVSGLTNGRSYSFTVAAHNVIGTGLKSSAVKSTPLAPITVPGAPKNLTATPGDGQVALAWSAPSTNGGAAIDYYLVYVDGVVRADHYALGSATIAGLANGRSYSFAVAAHNVVGASLQSTVITSSPKAPLIVPGAPGNLVATAGDGRVILSWSAPTTDGGVTIDYYLVYVDGVVRTDHYSAKSASIMGLTNGRAYSFTVAAHNVIGTGLQSTSVKATPTAPVTVPGVPRSLTAMPGDGQIALSWSAPIINGGANIDYYLVYMDGTARTDHYLTSPAIITGLTNGRSYSFTIAAHNSAGTGAQSAAVVSKSSSPLTVPGAPTGLKTTPGNAQVGLSWSAPISNGGSSIDYYLVYVDGVARSDHYSTSSATVSGLTNGRIYSFTIAAHNAVGIGAQSVAVTSRPLAPTTVPGAPIGLTAIAGNGLVALSWSAPASDGGAGIDYYLVYVDGVARTTHFTTKAATITGLTNGHQYSFTVAAHNAIGISTLSSALRSTPVTPATVPGVPIALMATAADGRVSLAWSAPSSNGGAAIDYYLVYVDGAVRTEHFTAKTAIITGLIDGRSYGFTVAAHNSVGTGSPSVAIIAKPAAAMTVPGILESGTGEANNPQVAMDKNGNAVVVWQQNDGAHNSIYARRNVAGTWGAVTLLETGTGEAWSPQVAMDSNGNAVVVWQQYDSTNHLSLYAKRLSAGAWGTVTLLETGTGDVWSPQVAMDSNGNAVVVWQQYDSTNHLSLYAKRLSAGTWGTVTLLETGSGSVWGPQVAMDNIGSTTVVWSQLDSSSHLSIYAKRFSAGSWGAVALLETGTGDASGPQVAMDNRGNAVVVWQQMDNANQVQSIYINDYASGAWGPAWLLERGAQKASGANVAMDSNGNVIVVFDQHTDALGDKTYAKRFSAGAWSASKLLASGQTQGKPQVAMDSNGNAMLIWGESDGSNSGAPNSIYAVRSTGGAWGPVILLETGAGNAKAPQLAMSGNGRAIAVWDQYDGVHESAYYQRL
- a CDS encoding alkaline phosphatase — its product is MNRMVTVMVVAMLLGAALFMMLVPTSTAANKGNDQKNVIMMIPDGCGSQETTLARWYNGGSLALDSMPSGLIRTYGADSIITDSAPAATAFATGYKTDDKYVGVLPGTVTVSGVAVPLAGMSYSPVASVLEAAKAKGMSVGLIATSNIQHATPAGFSAHWPARSDYNTIAEQQVYEDIDVVFGGGSQYLLPKSDGGVRTDGENLINVLESRGYSYVDTKTEMASLNTNQVNKVWGLFAADAMAKDIDRSLPQFQNEPSLAEMAQKAIDILSKNPKGFFLMVEGSQVDWSSHANDPVGVVTEVIAFDHAVSVAKNFAEKNRNTLILAFTDHETGGMSIGSIQTDSTYSSLPLTQVLTPTFMSAKLTGAGLYYALPENPTDQQVRDIVKSNYGISDLTDAEVSAIKTSRASTTDSMDYVVGPMISKRCDIGWTTVGHTGMDVTLYSYGKNRPVGLFENTQLAQIAADAMGVSLECTTKNLFVDANATFTKMGATVSKDNSDPTNPVLVVEKAGVGTMRLPYAKDIAILNGKTCLMNGITVSSSKTDKVWISMEAVNLFNGKRISSFHDASTSTVPLSALVMDYHVGPIDLRNILPSLC